In Psychrobacter immobilis, a single genomic region encodes these proteins:
- a CDS encoding SPOR and LysM peptidoglycan-binding domain-containing protein yields the protein MNFSRQALLGIGMIIGGSVMLYAMVQQIGDSNEPQPASAIVDKPSPEQESPQPLTTDIETEKRILAEKQKERAARVAEQEKRAQQFLTEQEAAEAEALAKARAESQQYMASSAAAAEESDKSKSDAEKDATTMPIKKTSAAASAESETNTGNQQKAAQAQQEAQRQAAIKEQAAAKKLADSKKEAEAKRQADAKKQAQAAAEKKQAAAAAAKNEPPKSPSDYQVKRGDGLIKLARQYNMPVEVLAQANDLSPSTSLQLGQNITIPSRKQVERLAREAAAAEQAREDKRQKEEALAKKSADAKREAQQKLSEARKEVKETDAKGSFGVQVALANDQAKADELAKKFKSAGYQVKTSPTSRGVRVIVGPERGKVAALALKDKINSDPKVNTTSAWVLYWR from the coding sequence ATGAACTTTTCGAGACAAGCCTTATTGGGCATTGGGATGATTATCGGCGGTAGCGTAATGCTATACGCCATGGTGCAACAGATTGGTGATAGTAATGAACCACAACCAGCGTCAGCAATAGTAGATAAGCCAAGCCCTGAGCAAGAGTCTCCTCAGCCGCTGACGACGGATATCGAGACTGAAAAACGTATCTTGGCAGAAAAACAAAAAGAGCGCGCTGCTCGTGTTGCTGAACAAGAAAAACGTGCCCAGCAGTTCTTAACTGAACAAGAAGCCGCTGAGGCGGAAGCATTGGCAAAAGCCCGTGCAGAAAGTCAGCAGTACATGGCCAGTAGTGCAGCAGCTGCTGAAGAGAGTGATAAATCCAAATCCGATGCGGAAAAAGATGCCACTACAATGCCAATAAAAAAGACTAGCGCTGCTGCGTCAGCTGAAAGTGAGACAAACACTGGCAACCAGCAAAAAGCTGCCCAAGCGCAACAAGAAGCTCAAAGGCAAGCGGCGATTAAAGAGCAGGCTGCCGCAAAGAAACTAGCAGACAGTAAAAAAGAAGCGGAAGCAAAAAGACAAGCGGATGCTAAGAAACAAGCGCAAGCTGCGGCTGAGAAAAAACAAGCGGCAGCAGCAGCGGCTAAAAATGAGCCACCAAAATCGCCTTCTGATTATCAAGTCAAAAGAGGAGATGGGCTGATTAAACTGGCACGGCAGTACAATATGCCAGTAGAAGTATTGGCACAAGCGAACGATCTGTCACCGTCGACATCGCTGCAACTGGGTCAAAACATCACCATTCCATCACGTAAGCAAGTGGAGCGATTAGCACGTGAAGCGGCAGCGGCTGAGCAGGCACGTGAAGACAAGCGTCAGAAAGAAGAGGCTTTAGCCAAAAAATCAGCGGATGCTAAGCGTGAAGCACAGCAGAAACTCAGTGAAGCCCGTAAAGAAGTCAAAGAAACCGACGCCAAAGGCAGCTTTGGGGTGCAAGTAGCATTGGCAAACGATCAAGCCAAAGCAGATGAGCTGGCAAAGAAATTTAAATCTGCAGGCTACCAAGTTAAGACCAGCCCTACCAGCCGCGGGGTTCGCGTCATCGTCGGTCCTGAGCGAGGCAAAGTGGCAGCGTTAGCGTTAAAAGATAAAATTAATAGCGATCCCAAGGTCAATACGACCAGTGCTTGGGTTTTATACTGGCGCTAA
- the folC gene encoding bifunctional tetrahydrofolate synthase/dihydrofolate synthase, with protein MSDSLLFNPNTPNKHSSLTEWLDYMQQIHVSAIDMGLSRVLPVAEALGVVQSAKDDAYVFTVAGTNGKGSTTAVIAQMCQAAGYKTALYQSPHLSVFNERVRINGEMVSDETLIDAFSKVEAARLACELTLSFFEMTTLAALLIFAEADCDVWVLEVGLGGRLDVVNIIDPDMAVITNIAIDHVDWLGDNVEDIGREKAGILRDGISVVYGATAMPVSVQQAIDKHQATCYQVGQDFDYREVDASAWQYSNAAVTMQLPRPALSLTNTATALSAVLASSLNVDSTAIEQALQTVRLAGRFDYRETHNRHWLFDVAHNEQGVEFLLAQLLPLWQQHLANQNSSEALNHSSNPNSSRKNQTTGKPASIKMLFSMLGDKDINKVVQHLTIAGLPISDWFVAEIDYPRAASTEHLQGILSSYVDNAQIHEFKRLSEATDAAINASQPQDLIVVCGSFHTIGEALAALAVDN; from the coding sequence ATGTCCGACTCTCTACTTTTTAACCCTAACACTCCCAACAAGCATTCTAGCTTGACCGAATGGCTCGATTATATGCAGCAGATTCATGTATCGGCAATAGATATGGGGTTGTCGCGAGTTCTGCCAGTTGCCGAGGCGTTAGGCGTGGTACAGTCAGCCAAAGATGATGCTTATGTATTCACGGTGGCAGGCACCAATGGTAAAGGCTCAACGACGGCTGTCATCGCGCAGATGTGCCAAGCAGCAGGTTATAAAACGGCTCTGTATCAATCACCGCATCTAAGTGTATTTAATGAGCGCGTGCGTATTAATGGCGAGATGGTCAGTGACGAGACATTAATTGATGCCTTTAGCAAGGTAGAAGCAGCGCGATTAGCGTGTGAGCTGACCTTGTCATTTTTTGAGATGACCACACTTGCCGCATTATTAATATTTGCCGAAGCGGACTGCGATGTTTGGGTGTTAGAAGTAGGGCTGGGTGGGCGCTTAGATGTGGTCAATATCATTGATCCTGATATGGCAGTGATTACCAATATCGCTATCGATCATGTCGATTGGCTGGGTGACAATGTCGAAGATATTGGCCGTGAGAAAGCAGGTATCTTACGTGATGGTATTAGCGTGGTTTATGGTGCTACCGCGATGCCAGTCAGTGTGCAGCAAGCGATTGATAAGCATCAAGCAACTTGTTATCAAGTTGGGCAAGACTTTGATTATCGTGAAGTGGATGCAAGCGCTTGGCAATATAGCAATGCTGCTGTCACCATGCAATTACCGCGCCCAGCTCTATCATTGACCAATACTGCCACTGCGTTATCAGCAGTGCTCGCAAGTTCGTTAAATGTCGATAGCACTGCTATCGAGCAGGCGCTGCAAACGGTTAGGCTCGCTGGTCGCTTTGATTATCGTGAGACCCACAATCGCCATTGGCTGTTTGATGTCGCGCATAACGAGCAAGGCGTTGAGTTTTTATTGGCGCAACTATTACCGCTTTGGCAACAGCATTTAGCCAATCAAAATAGCTCTGAGGCTCTCAATCACAGCAGTAATCCAAATAGTAGCCGAAAAAATCAAACTACAGGAAAACCTGCCAGCATTAAAATGCTGTTTTCTATGTTGGGTGATAAAGATATCAATAAAGTCGTGCAGCATTTGACGATAGCGGGCTTACCGATTAGCGATTGGTTTGTCGCTGAGATTGATTATCCACGTGCTGCGAGCACTGAGCACTTGCAAGGTATCCTATCAAGCTATGTCGACAATGCTCAAATACACGAATTTAAACGTTTATCAGAAGCGACCGATGCAGCTATCAATGCCAGTCAGCCGCAAGACCTTATCGTAGTATGTGGCTCCTTTCATACGATCGGCGAGGCACTGGCCGCACTGGCGGTTGATAATTAA
- the trpB gene encoding tryptophan synthase subunit beta — MSHVANKELSTTAQAINTFTNPESVQDFNQYPDSRGHFGVHGGRFVSETLMAALEDLEALYTKVKADPAFWEEYHNDLVNYVGRPTPLYHAKRLSDEIGGAQIYFKREDLNHTGAHKVNNTIGQALLAKMSGKKRIIAETGAGQHGVATATIAARLGLECIVYMGADDVERQKMNVYRMRLLGTTVVPVTSGSRTLKDAMNEAMRDWVTNVDTTYYIIGTVAGPHPYPLLVRDFQAIIGKEARVQHLQMTGKLPDALVACVGGGSNAIGLFFDFLNDTEVKMYGVEATGDGIETGRHSAPLAAGRIGVLHGNRTYLMADDEGQIQETHSISAGLDYPGVGPEHSFLKDMKRVEYVGCTDKESLEGFHEVTRKEGIIPALESAHAVAYALKLAKTMTPDQTIIVNMSGRGDKDLHSVMKAEGIEL; from the coding sequence ATGAGTCATGTCGCTAATAAAGAGTTATCTACCACCGCACAAGCTATCAATACTTTTACCAATCCAGAAAGTGTGCAAGATTTTAACCAGTATCCAGATTCCCGTGGACATTTTGGTGTCCACGGTGGACGCTTTGTCTCCGAAACCTTGATGGCAGCCCTTGAGGATCTAGAAGCGCTGTATACCAAAGTTAAAGCCGATCCAGCGTTTTGGGAAGAGTATCATAATGATTTAGTCAATTATGTCGGTCGCCCAACGCCTTTGTATCACGCCAAGCGTTTGAGTGATGAGATTGGCGGCGCGCAAATTTACTTTAAACGCGAAGATTTAAACCATACTGGCGCGCATAAAGTGAATAACACCATTGGGCAAGCACTACTGGCCAAAATGAGTGGTAAAAAACGCATCATCGCAGAGACTGGAGCAGGGCAACATGGCGTTGCGACGGCGACGATAGCTGCGCGTTTGGGCTTAGAGTGTATCGTTTATATGGGTGCTGACGATGTCGAGCGCCAAAAGATGAACGTTTATCGTATGCGCTTACTTGGTACGACAGTTGTGCCAGTGACGTCTGGCTCACGTACGCTGAAAGACGCGATGAACGAAGCGATGCGTGACTGGGTGACTAACGTAGACACGACTTATTATATTATCGGTACAGTTGCCGGTCCGCATCCTTATCCGTTATTGGTACGCGATTTCCAAGCGATTATTGGTAAAGAAGCGCGTGTTCAGCATTTACAAATGACGGGTAAATTACCAGATGCGCTCGTGGCTTGTGTGGGTGGTGGTTCGAACGCCATCGGTCTATTCTTTGACTTTTTAAACGACACGGAAGTTAAAATGTATGGCGTTGAAGCGACAGGAGATGGTATTGAAACGGGTCGTCATTCAGCGCCACTAGCTGCTGGTCGTATCGGTGTACTGCATGGTAACCGTACCTATTTGATGGCCGATGATGAAGGTCAAATTCAAGAAACGCATTCTATTTCAGCAGGTCTTGATTATCCTGGCGTTGGTCCTGAGCACAGCTTCTTAAAAGACATGAAACGTGTTGAGTATGTCGGCTGTACCGATAAAGAATCACTAGAAGGTTTCCATGAAGTGACGCGTAAAGAAGGTATCATCCCTGCGCTTGAATCTGCTCATGCCGTTGCTTATGCCCTAAAGCTAGCTAAAACTATGACCCCTGATCAAACCATCATTGTAAATATGTCAGGTCGTGGCGATAAAGATTTGCATTCAGTGATGAAGGCGGAAGGGATTGAGCTTTAA
- a CDS encoding DUF5723 family protein — translation MPYNVSILYGFLPKSLASHLYSRTKLITTPAIAAMMISSAAVADSADIPAADTNFYFYPQATGLLDSQTKQSDAQIEWSVMATAHSPTQPISAFLDDWSAPLDSGDHAYAQGRTSLEIRPAGSAISYGLGWRYDYLMTFSKETAEVYWQYENKQPSSTSQDYPLFLEAKHNERFGANIGLTQQLMPNWQLTTRANLWQGLHALEGKIVGDLSTRVLPNNEVTDIRDSLDKTNAYIDYYYDEPALGEENLDWNPAKPSGYGYSLDLQLTGQLSDSTQLSLSGYDILGRMHWKDMPSTRYALDYDVNGRPLYTIEGQLSTDDVTQTLPWRVEGSLQHQLDSQWQLGLHGQVNDIQDLYQLSAGYQTSNDAFPITVTGLIEPQTQALGLAVDSRYAGIKLLTDSLDSEKAKRSEISLYGRYAW, via the coding sequence ATGCCATATAACGTTTCAATTCTCTATGGTTTTTTACCTAAAAGCTTAGCATCGCATTTATACAGCCGTACCAAGTTAATCACTACGCCAGCGATTGCCGCTATGATGATATCCAGCGCTGCGGTTGCTGATAGTGCAGATATACCAGCTGCTGATACGAATTTTTACTTCTACCCCCAAGCGACAGGGTTGCTAGACAGTCAGACCAAACAATCAGACGCACAGATAGAGTGGAGTGTGATGGCAACGGCTCATAGCCCAACACAGCCTATCTCAGCATTTTTAGACGATTGGAGTGCCCCTTTGGACTCGGGTGATCATGCTTATGCCCAAGGTCGGACGTCGCTTGAGATTCGTCCTGCGGGCAGTGCGATTAGCTACGGTCTAGGTTGGCGTTATGATTATTTAATGACGTTTAGCAAAGAGACTGCCGAAGTTTATTGGCAGTATGAAAATAAACAGCCCTCAAGTACCAGTCAAGATTATCCGTTATTTTTGGAAGCCAAGCACAATGAAAGATTCGGTGCTAATATTGGTCTGACGCAGCAGCTCATGCCTAACTGGCAATTGACTACTCGTGCCAATCTCTGGCAAGGACTGCATGCATTAGAAGGTAAGATAGTTGGCGATTTAAGCACCAGAGTGTTGCCAAATAATGAGGTGACAGACATACGAGACAGTTTGGATAAAACCAACGCTTACATCGATTATTACTATGATGAACCGGCTTTAGGGGAGGAAAATCTAGACTGGAACCCCGCGAAACCTTCGGGATATGGTTATTCGCTCGATTTGCAGCTCACAGGTCAGTTGTCTGATAGTACGCAGTTGTCTCTGAGTGGCTACGATATCCTTGGACGTATGCACTGGAAAGACATGCCAAGCACTCGTTATGCATTGGATTATGACGTCAACGGCAGACCTCTCTATACGATTGAAGGGCAGCTTAGCACTGATGATGTCACACAGACATTGCCATGGCGAGTGGAAGGTAGCCTTCAGCATCAGCTAGACAGTCAATGGCAGCTCGGTCTACATGGTCAAGTGAATGACATTCAAGACTTATATCAATTATCCGCAGGCTACCAAACGTCCAACGATGCTTTCCCCATTACGGTGACGGGCTTGATAGAGCCGCAAACGCAAGCATTGGGTCTTGCTGTAGACAGTCGTTATGCTGGCATCAAATTGCTGACCGACAGTCTCGATTCAGAAAAAGCCAAACGCAGTGAGATTAGCTTGTATGGACGCTATGCTTGGTAG
- the gatB gene encoding Asp-tRNA(Asn)/Glu-tRNA(Gln) amidotransferase subunit GatB gives MSTATTDNNAVREHAVRKELFVDGYEVVIGIEIHCQLNTESKIFSSAPTDFGHEPNSQASIVDLGLPGVLPVLNAGVVDRALKFGIGVNAELGLFNTFDRKNYFYPDLPKGYQITQMANPIVGEGYIDVVVNEGDKNEYPKRMGITRAHLEEDAGKSVHDAVDGMTGVDLNRAGTPLIEIVSEPDMRSAHEALAYIKAIHQLVTWLGISDAVMAEGSFRCDCNVSIRKPGAELGTRTELKNLNSFRFIERAINREIERQIDIIEDGGKVVQATMLYDPERDETRVMRTKEDANDYRYFPDPDLLPVRIEQHTVDSIRAAMPELPVARRARFEEALGLSEYDARILTGSRQIADYFEAVVEEIGRADAKMAGNWVMGDLLGALNKDDKEITDSPISAKQLAGMLARIKDDTLSGKLAKKVFSALYEREGGDADDAADKIIEEKGLKQETDTGAIKAIVEEVIAKNAAMVEEYRGGKEKAFNGLVGQVMKASRGSANPQQVNQILKELLG, from the coding sequence ATGAGTACAGCTACTACTGATAACAATGCCGTGCGCGAGCATGCCGTGCGTAAAGAGCTTTTCGTCGATGGTTATGAAGTGGTCATCGGCATTGAGATTCACTGTCAACTCAATACGGAAAGTAAAATATTCTCAAGTGCGCCGACTGACTTTGGTCATGAGCCAAACAGCCAAGCTAGCATCGTAGACTTAGGTCTGCCTGGCGTATTGCCAGTGCTAAATGCTGGTGTGGTCGATCGTGCCCTAAAATTCGGTATCGGTGTCAACGCTGAGTTAGGTCTATTTAATACGTTTGACCGTAAAAACTACTTCTATCCAGATTTGCCTAAAGGCTATCAAATCACTCAGATGGCAAACCCTATCGTTGGCGAAGGCTATATCGATGTGGTGGTCAATGAAGGGGATAAGAACGAATATCCAAAACGTATGGGTATCACCCGCGCACATTTAGAAGAAGATGCGGGTAAATCAGTTCACGATGCCGTCGATGGTATGACTGGTGTGGATTTGAACCGTGCTGGTACGCCATTAATCGAAATCGTCTCTGAGCCAGACATGCGCTCAGCTCACGAAGCCCTTGCCTATATCAAAGCCATTCATCAGCTGGTCACGTGGCTTGGTATTTCAGACGCAGTGATGGCGGAAGGCTCATTCCGTTGTGATTGTAACGTCTCTATTCGTAAGCCTGGTGCTGAATTGGGTACGCGTACTGAGCTAAAAAACCTCAACTCGTTCCGCTTTATCGAACGCGCCATCAATCGTGAAATCGAGCGTCAAATCGACATCATTGAGGACGGTGGAAAAGTCGTGCAGGCAACGATGCTGTATGATCCAGAGCGCGACGAAACTCGTGTGATGCGTACCAAAGAAGACGCTAACGATTATCGTTACTTCCCTGACCCTGACTTGCTACCTGTGCGTATCGAACAGCATACGGTTGATAGCATTCGTGCAGCAATGCCGGAGCTACCCGTTGCTCGTCGTGCCCGTTTTGAAGAAGCGCTTGGTCTATCAGAATATGATGCTCGCATCCTAACGGGTAGTCGTCAAATTGCTGATTATTTCGAAGCAGTCGTCGAAGAAATTGGGCGAGCAGATGCCAAAATGGCTGGCAACTGGGTGATGGGTGACCTACTCGGTGCGCTAAATAAAGATGATAAAGAAATTACTGACTCCCCTATCAGCGCCAAGCAATTGGCTGGTATGCTAGCCCGAATCAAAGATGACACGCTATCTGGCAAATTGGCGAAGAAAGTCTTTAGCGCTCTATACGAGCGTGAAGGCGGTGATGCTGATGATGCCGCTGACAAAATCATCGAAGAAAAAGGGCTTAAGCAAGAAACCGATACGGGCGCTATTAAAGCCATCGTTGAAGAAGTCATCGCTAAAAATGCAGCCATGGTTGAAGAGTATCGCGGCGGTAAAGAAAAAGCCTTTAACGGTCTGGTCGGTCAAGTCATGAAAGCAAGTCGTGGTAGTGCCAACCCGCAGCAAGTCAACCAAATCCTCAAAGAGCTACTAGGTTAA
- the accD gene encoding acetyl-CoA carboxylase, carboxyltransferase subunit beta: MANNMNDTITKPDMMTLNHTEKSNAEPNGNTAGQSWFNRPIPGIKQQLTAALTAVETEPSTKCNNCHSMITNTALIFNCYVCPHCDHHLPMSARERLNWLLDQVEGELGQQFTAKDPLSFVDSKPYPQRMTEAQDKTGESEALIVMYGKLRNLDVVTCAFDFRFMGGSMGSVVGDRFVQAAEKALADKVPLVCFAASGGARMQEGLLSLMQMARTAAAIERLRIAGVPYIVILTNPVYGGVTASLAMLGDIHLAEPKAMIGFAGKRVIEQTVRETLEEPFQRAEFLLEHGVVDEVVHRHQMIDTIYRLLAKLSRMPNVDA; the protein is encoded by the coding sequence ATGGCGAATAATATGAATGATACGATAACAAAACCTGATATGATGACTCTGAACCATACTGAAAAAAGCAACGCTGAGCCGAACGGTAATACTGCTGGGCAATCGTGGTTTAATCGCCCGATACCGGGTATTAAGCAGCAACTGACGGCAGCTTTGACAGCAGTAGAGACGGAACCGTCAACCAAGTGCAATAATTGTCATTCGATGATTACCAACACGGCGCTGATTTTTAATTGCTATGTTTGCCCGCATTGCGATCATCATTTGCCGATGAGTGCCCGCGAGCGCTTAAACTGGTTGCTCGATCAAGTAGAAGGTGAGCTAGGACAGCAGTTCACTGCCAAAGATCCATTGAGCTTTGTGGATAGTAAGCCGTATCCGCAGCGCATGACGGAAGCACAGGACAAAACCGGCGAGTCTGAGGCGCTGATTGTGATGTACGGTAAATTGCGCAATCTTGATGTGGTGACTTGTGCCTTTGATTTCCGCTTTATGGGCGGTTCTATGGGGTCAGTGGTTGGCGATCGTTTTGTCCAAGCAGCTGAGAAAGCACTGGCAGACAAAGTGCCTTTAGTTTGCTTTGCTGCCTCTGGCGGTGCACGTATGCAAGAAGGCTTGCTGTCTTTGATGCAAATGGCTCGTACTGCCGCAGCGATTGAGCGCTTAAGAATTGCTGGCGTGCCGTATATCGTGATCTTGACCAATCCTGTTTATGGCGGTGTGACTGCGTCGCTCGCTATGTTAGGTGATATTCATTTAGCAGAACCAAAAGCCATGATCGGCTTTGCAGGCAAGCGCGTGATTGAGCAAACGGTTCGTGAGACGCTAGAAGAGCCGTTCCAGCGTGCCGAGTTCTTGTTAGAGCACGGTGTGGTCGATGAAGTGGTGCATCGTCATCAAATGATTGATACCATTTATCGTCTGCTGGCAAAGTTAAGCCGCATGCCTAATGTTGATGCCTAA
- a CDS encoding phosphoribosylanthranilate isomerase has translation MHVKFCGFTQPNDIKIAAQLGVDAVGLVFYPPSPRAVTIEQAQSLSASLPAFISIVALVVNMPRAELIELANQVSFDIIQFHGDETPEQCAQLASAVNKRWIKALRINADQHTAASVSAEINEFAAAGANSILLDAYHPHKYGGTGARFDWSLLPKDSSLPIILAGGLDADNVAATLDLPIYAVDVSGGIEIDKGKKDPAKMRAFMKAVKRDRWQNATLSEPSDVNG, from the coding sequence ATGCACGTTAAGTTTTGCGGTTTTACCCAGCCTAATGATATTAAAATTGCCGCCCAGTTGGGTGTTGATGCGGTTGGCTTGGTGTTTTATCCACCAAGCCCGCGTGCGGTAACAATTGAACAAGCGCAATCGTTAAGTGCTTCTTTGCCAGCTTTTATAAGTATAGTGGCTTTAGTGGTGAATATGCCGCGCGCAGAGCTGATAGAATTAGCGAATCAGGTCTCTTTTGATATTATTCAATTCCATGGTGATGAAACACCGGAGCAATGTGCGCAGCTGGCCAGTGCGGTCAATAAACGCTGGATAAAAGCGCTGCGTATCAATGCTGACCAACACACCGCTGCTAGCGTGAGCGCCGAGATTAATGAGTTTGCCGCCGCTGGCGCGAACAGCATCTTATTGGATGCTTACCATCCCCATAAATATGGCGGCACAGGGGCACGTTTTGATTGGAGTCTGCTACCGAAAGACAGCTCGCTACCTATTATTTTAGCGGGCGGACTGGATGCCGATAATGTCGCTGCCACTTTAGATTTGCCTATCTATGCGGTCGATGTCAGCGGTGGTATTGAGATTGATAAAGGTAAAAAAGACCCTGCTAAAATGCGTGCCTTTATGAAAGCGGTCAAACGCGACCGATGGCAAAACGCGACGCTTAGCGAACCTTCGGATGTAAATGGCTAG
- a CDS encoding DUF1853 family protein: MSEPIAQPTSTRPIDDAPWERYKRPYVRDLAYALACPNVLTQWIDFAPQENTHAISVHSARFWQVQFEAYKQRLTELDTTTDYQELTRYLLKRPSPNRLGFHFEGLISFWLEDGFARKLHLYETIANNIQLFNGKQTTGELDLILYNHGENLVEHWELAIKFFMGSAPFAPENWVGINSNDNLQRKMTHMQTKQFRTVWVDTEKHGQVKIDKRYGIIKGRFFLPINTCNFTYPPWLAPSFPIHKWCDNTDMTNLATLDIRALRAAHYIEWFTRRDCYDGRQPQVAWSNDAMPMPTTGLYFEGHSPIVIYPEQRDKTHDKF; this comes from the coding sequence ATGTCAGAGCCTATCGCTCAGCCCACCTCTACCCGCCCTATAGATGATGCCCCTTGGGAGCGTTACAAGCGACCTTATGTGCGTGATTTGGCTTATGCACTTGCTTGTCCTAACGTATTAACGCAGTGGATAGACTTTGCACCGCAGGAGAACACACATGCGATTTCAGTACATAGCGCCAGATTTTGGCAGGTACAATTTGAAGCGTATAAGCAACGATTAACAGAACTAGATACTACTACTGATTATCAAGAATTGACCCGTTATTTACTCAAGCGTCCAAGTCCCAATCGATTGGGGTTTCATTTTGAAGGGTTAATTTCTTTTTGGTTAGAAGATGGGTTTGCGCGTAAGTTGCATCTATACGAGACAATCGCTAATAACATACAGTTATTTAACGGCAAGCAGACGACTGGTGAGCTGGATTTAATCTTATATAATCATGGAGAAAATCTGGTCGAGCATTGGGAGCTGGCGATTAAGTTTTTTATGGGATCAGCGCCTTTTGCTCCTGAGAACTGGGTTGGCATCAACTCCAATGACAATTTACAGCGTAAAATGACCCATATGCAAACCAAGCAGTTTCGTACCGTATGGGTAGATACCGAAAAGCATGGACAAGTTAAAATTGATAAGCGTTATGGGATAATTAAAGGACGCTTCTTTTTGCCAATCAATACCTGTAATTTTACTTATCCGCCTTGGTTAGCGCCAAGCTTTCCTATACATAAATGGTGCGATAACACCGATATGACTAATCTTGCGACGCTTGATATAAGGGCATTACGAGCTGCCCATTATATCGAATGGTTTACTAGGCGCGACTGCTATGATGGACGACAGCCGCAGGTAGCTTGGTCAAACGACGCAATGCCTATGCCTACGACAGGACTATACTTCGAAGGTCATAGTCCGATCGTCATTTATCCTGAACAGCGCGACAAAACGCATGATAAATTTTAG
- a CDS encoding DUF2726 domain-containing protein codes for MSFGVIFLILAVGFLGLITVPKLLKSPPVVEPDPKPVRGDELAIWPFAPMPIMTDTEVIFFNKLKSALPEYHIFVQVQLSRIIEGNSSEASERSFWFNRICRQSVDYVIVDIDAQTTLVAIELDDWTHTSKARQKADDKKDKALASAGIAIVRFHAERMPSADMLRYELMQVIENY; via the coding sequence ATGTCATTTGGTGTTATATTTTTAATATTGGCCGTTGGGTTTTTAGGGCTGATTACCGTACCAAAGCTGTTGAAAAGCCCTCCAGTTGTTGAGCCTGATCCAAAGCCAGTACGCGGTGATGAGTTGGCTATTTGGCCGTTTGCGCCGATGCCGATTATGACGGATACGGAAGTCATTTTCTTTAATAAGCTAAAAAGTGCGTTGCCGGAGTATCATATTTTCGTTCAAGTTCAACTGTCACGCATTATCGAAGGCAATAGCAGTGAGGCGTCCGAGCGTAGCTTTTGGTTCAATCGTATCTGTCGTCAAAGCGTCGATTATGTGATTGTGGATATTGATGCGCAGACCACGCTGGTTGCTATCGAGCTTGATGATTGGACACACACGAGTAAAGCGCGTCAAAAGGCGGATGACAAAAAAGACAAAGCCCTTGCTAGTGCCGGTATTGCTATTGTGCGCTTTCACGCTGAGCGCATGCCAAGCGCAGATATGCTCAGGTACGAGCTGATGCAAGTGATTGAAAATTATTGA
- the trpA gene encoding tryptophan synthase subunit alpha produces MTRIESTFETLKVQNKKALIPYVMAGDPNPSNFVGLLHDLVKHGADMIEVGLPFSDPMADGPVVALAGERALAAGTSTRDALKMVAEFRQQDTQTPIILMGYLNPVEIIGYDNFVALCEQSGVDGILMVDLPPSEAGSFTQHLTDHAMNEIFLLSPTTLPERREQVLTHCGGYIYYVSLKGVTGSATLDTDDVATQVQAIKAATDLPVCVGFGIRDATSAKAIGAHADGIIVGSALVQNFADIDANDSTAVAAAQQKIMAKMDELRGALDSLRA; encoded by the coding sequence ATGACCCGAATTGAAAGCACCTTTGAAACCTTAAAAGTACAAAACAAAAAAGCCTTGATTCCTTATGTCATGGCAGGTGATCCTAATCCAAGTAACTTCGTTGGCTTGCTACATGACTTGGTTAAGCACGGTGCTGATATGATTGAAGTAGGCTTGCCGTTCTCCGACCCGATGGCAGATGGCCCAGTCGTCGCTTTAGCAGGTGAGCGTGCATTAGCCGCAGGTACGAGTACACGTGATGCGCTAAAAATGGTGGCAGAGTTCCGTCAGCAAGACACGCAGACGCCGATTATCCTCATGGGTTACCTCAATCCTGTTGAAATCATCGGCTATGATAACTTTGTCGCGCTATGTGAGCAGTCAGGTGTCGATGGTATTTTGATGGTTGATTTACCACCAAGCGAGGCGGGCAGTTTTACCCAGCATTTGACTGACCATGCGATGAATGAAATTTTCTTATTGTCACCAACCACTTTACCTGAGCGCCGTGAGCAAGTATTGACCCATTGCGGTGGTTATATTTATTATGTGTCATTAAAAGGCGTGACGGGTTCGGCAACGCTTGATACTGATGATGTTGCGACTCAAGTGCAAGCGATTAAAGCAGCGACTGATTTGCCAGTATGTGTGGGTTTTGGTATTCGTGATGCAACGTCTGCTAAAGCGATTGGAGCGCATGCGGATGGTATTATTGTCGGTAGTGCCTTGGTGCAGAATTTTGCTGATATAGATGCCAATGATAGCACTGCGGTTGCCGCCGCTCAGCAAAAAATCATGGCAAAAATGGATGAGCTACGTGGTGCACTTGATAGTTTGAGAGCCTGA